One Micromonospora eburnea genomic region harbors:
- a CDS encoding ChaB family protein encodes MPGREVLPSTLRRSPDKAQRTWEKTHDSAVETYGEGQRAHRTAFAALKHEFEKVGDHWEPKGRKGPSDQQAAGGGPARRAPTAVGVDANAPKEHLMEVARKLDVPGRSRMNKPELVKAIQKANDKATREARGGR; translated from the coding sequence ATGCCCGGGCGCGAGGTACTGCCCAGCACGCTGCGGCGTTCCCCGGACAAGGCGCAGCGGACCTGGGAGAAGACGCACGACTCGGCCGTGGAGACGTACGGCGAGGGACAGCGGGCGCACCGCACCGCCTTCGCCGCGTTGAAGCACGAGTTCGAGAAGGTCGGCGACCACTGGGAGCCGAAGGGACGCAAGGGCCCGAGCGACCAGCAGGCTGCCGGCGGTGGTCCGGCCCGACGGGCGCCGACGGCCGTCGGGGTGGACGCCAACGCGCCCAAGGAGCACCTGATGGAGGTCGCCCGGAAACTGGACGTGCCGGGCCGGTCCCGGATGAACAAGCCGGAGCTGGTCAAGGCGATCCAGAAGGCGAACGACAAGGCGACCCGCGAGGCGCGCGGCGGTCGCTGA
- a CDS encoding aldehyde dehydrogenase family protein, which yields MYTVAQLIGGVWGAGGAGGELVVHDPADGSPVTTVPVATADEVAKAVEAAREAAAEWAATDPAQRAAALHRAADAVAAVAEELAGATTAEMGKPLDDARGGVAAGVGTLRQYAELGPVRGGRTLHGAHSALDFMAPEPRGVVAAITPWNDPVAVSCGLLGAALVTGNVVLYKPSERVPATGWLLARALDSALPAGVLSLLTGGGEVGAALAGQDVDVVAHVGSTATGRAIAAAGARTRAKVLLENGGSDPLVVDTGVDPIWAAEQAALGCFANAGQICVAVERIYVHRDLAEDFVDALVERAEALRVGPGRDPGTQLGPLVDRRHRDHVHGQVTAATAEGARVRTGGEIPDGPGAFYPATVVADCRHEMALVREETFGPVAPVVVVDSFSEGLRCAADSPYGLAATVLTGSMSHAHRAWRELPAGTVKINAVFGGAPGGAAQPRRGSGQGFGYGPELLDEFSTVKAVHIEAPGGGHW from the coding sequence ATGTACACGGTTGCACAGCTCATAGGTGGAGTGTGGGGTGCCGGGGGCGCGGGAGGCGAACTGGTCGTACACGATCCGGCCGACGGCTCCCCGGTAACCACCGTACCGGTGGCGACGGCGGACGAGGTGGCCAAGGCGGTCGAGGCCGCCCGGGAGGCGGCGGCCGAGTGGGCGGCGACCGATCCGGCGCAGCGGGCGGCGGCGCTGCACCGTGCGGCGGACGCGGTGGCGGCCGTCGCCGAGGAACTGGCCGGGGCCACCACGGCGGAGATGGGCAAGCCGCTGGACGACGCGCGCGGCGGCGTGGCGGCCGGTGTCGGCACGCTGCGGCAGTACGCGGAACTGGGCCCGGTACGCGGCGGGCGGACGCTGCACGGCGCCCACTCCGCGCTCGACTTCATGGCCCCCGAGCCGCGCGGCGTGGTCGCCGCGATCACCCCGTGGAACGACCCGGTGGCGGTCTCCTGCGGGCTGCTCGGCGCGGCCCTGGTCACCGGCAACGTGGTGCTCTACAAGCCGAGCGAGCGCGTCCCCGCCACCGGCTGGCTGCTGGCGAGGGCGCTGGACTCCGCGCTGCCGGCCGGCGTGCTGTCGCTGCTCACCGGTGGCGGTGAGGTGGGCGCGGCGCTGGCCGGGCAGGACGTGGACGTGGTCGCCCACGTCGGGTCCACCGCCACCGGCCGGGCGATCGCCGCCGCCGGCGCCCGCACCCGCGCGAAGGTGCTGCTGGAGAACGGCGGCAGCGACCCGCTGGTGGTCGACACCGGCGTCGATCCGATCTGGGCGGCCGAGCAGGCGGCGTTGGGCTGTTTCGCCAACGCCGGGCAGATCTGCGTCGCGGTGGAACGGATCTACGTGCACCGGGACCTCGCCGAGGACTTCGTCGACGCGCTGGTCGAGCGGGCCGAGGCGCTCCGGGTGGGCCCGGGCCGGGACCCGGGCACGCAGCTCGGGCCGCTGGTCGACCGGCGGCACCGGGACCACGTGCACGGGCAGGTCACCGCGGCGACGGCCGAAGGGGCGCGGGTCCGCACCGGCGGCGAGATACCGGACGGGCCGGGAGCCTTCTACCCGGCGACCGTGGTCGCCGACTGCCGGCACGAGATGGCCCTGGTCCGCGAGGAGACGTTCGGGCCGGTCGCCCCGGTGGTCGTGGTGGACTCGTTCAGCGAGGGGCTGCGCTGCGCGGCCGACTCCCCGTACGGGCTGGCCGCCACGGTGCTGACCGGTTCGATGAGCCACGCCCACCGGGCCTGGCGGGAACTGCCGGCGGGCACCGTCAAGATCAACGCGGTCTTCGGGGGTGCGCCGGGCGGTGCCGCGCAGCCGCGCCGCGGCAGCGGCCAGGGCTTCGGGTACGGCCCGGAGCTGCTCGACGAGTTCAGCACGGTCAAGGCCGTGCACATCGAGGCCCCCGGCGGCGGCCACTGGTGA
- a CDS encoding phytoene desaturase family protein, giving the protein MEPTGTADAVVVGAGHNGLVAANLLADAGWDVLVLEATQVPGGAVRSAQVTAPGYLSDLYSSFYPLGYASPVLRGLDLDRYGLAWTHAPDVLAHLFPDGRAAVLNRDPDVTAASLSAFAPADGDRWRHAYADWCRVAEPMLDTITTPFPPVRGGLNLLRRLHVSGALRLARRLVVPARRLGDELFDGEGGPALLVGCAVHTDLSPEDAGSGVYGWLLAMLGQQVGWPVPVGGAQLITDALVARLIERGGRIDYGTPVDRVLVARGRALGVRTADGATWRARRAVLADVPAPALYLDLVGAAALPTRLVEDLAHFRWDGSTLKVDWALSAPVPWKNPAVAGAGTVHLGADLNGLTAYAAALARQEVPRDPFLLVGQMSVADPSRSPAGTESLWSYTHLPFRRHWRAEEIAAHLERVEGVLEEAAPGFRSLIVGRHVAGPADLEAGDPSLVGGAIGGGTAAAYQQLFLRPIPGLGRADTPVDRLFLASSSAHPGGGVHGAPGANAARAALARDRTLTGGLYAGAIGAAHRTLYR; this is encoded by the coding sequence ATGGAGCCCACCGGCACGGCGGACGCCGTCGTCGTCGGCGCCGGTCACAACGGGCTGGTGGCCGCGAACCTGTTGGCCGACGCGGGCTGGGACGTCCTCGTACTGGAGGCCACCCAGGTGCCCGGCGGGGCGGTCCGGTCCGCCCAGGTCACCGCCCCCGGCTACCTCAGCGACCTCTACAGCTCCTTCTATCCGCTTGGGTACGCCTCGCCGGTGCTGCGCGGGCTCGACCTGGACCGGTACGGGCTGGCCTGGACGCACGCCCCGGACGTGCTGGCCCACCTGTTTCCCGACGGGCGGGCGGCGGTACTCAACCGAGACCCGGACGTCACCGCGGCCTCGCTGTCGGCGTTCGCCCCCGCCGACGGGGACCGCTGGCGGCACGCGTACGCCGACTGGTGCCGGGTCGCCGAGCCGATGCTGGACACCATCACCACCCCGTTCCCGCCGGTCCGTGGCGGGCTGAACCTGCTGCGCCGGCTGCACGTGTCCGGGGCGCTCCGGCTGGCCCGGCGGCTGGTGGTGCCCGCACGCCGGCTCGGCGACGAGTTGTTCGACGGCGAGGGCGGGCCGGCACTGCTCGTCGGCTGCGCGGTGCACACCGACCTGTCCCCCGAGGACGCCGGGTCCGGGGTGTACGGGTGGCTGCTGGCCATGCTCGGCCAGCAGGTCGGCTGGCCGGTGCCGGTGGGCGGCGCCCAACTGATCACCGACGCGCTGGTGGCCCGGCTAATCGAGCGGGGCGGCCGGATCGACTACGGCACCCCGGTCGACCGGGTGCTCGTCGCCCGGGGCCGGGCGTTGGGGGTGCGTACCGCCGACGGCGCCACCTGGCGGGCCCGCCGGGCCGTGCTGGCAGATGTGCCCGCCCCGGCGCTCTACCTGGACCTGGTCGGCGCCGCGGCGCTGCCGACCCGGCTGGTCGAGGACCTGGCGCACTTCCGGTGGGACGGCTCCACGTTGAAGGTGGACTGGGCGCTGTCCGCACCGGTGCCGTGGAAGAACCCGGCCGTGGCGGGTGCCGGCACCGTACACCTCGGCGCCGACCTGAACGGGCTCACCGCGTACGCGGCGGCGCTGGCCCGGCAGGAGGTGCCCCGGGACCCGTTCCTGCTGGTGGGGCAGATGTCGGTGGCGGATCCGAGCCGCTCGCCGGCCGGCACCGAGTCGCTCTGGTCGTACACCCACCTGCCGTTCCGCCGGCACTGGCGGGCCGAGGAGATCGCCGCCCACCTGGAGCGGGTGGAGGGGGTGCTGGAGGAAGCCGCCCCGGGCTTCCGTTCGCTGATCGTCGGGCGGCACGTGGCCGGCCCGGCCGACCTGGAGGCCGGCGACCCGAGCCTGGTCGGCGGCGCGATCGGCGGCGGCACCGCGGCCGCGTACCAGCAGCTCTTCCTGCGGCCGATCCCCGGACTGGGCCGCGCGGACACCCCGGTGGACCGGCTCTTCCTGGCCAGTTCGTCGGCGCACCCGGGCGGCGGGGTGCACGGTGCGCCCGGCGCGAACGCCGCGCGGGCGGCCCTCGCCCGGGATCGCACCCTCACCGGCGGCCTGTACGCGGGCGCGATCGGCGCCGCGCACCGGACGCTCTACCGCTGA
- a CDS encoding polyprenol monophosphomannose synthase: MIEPVQLPSPWRDARLTVVVPTYNEAGNLPTLVERLLALPLPGLKVLVADDNSPDGTGEVADKLALEHPERVQVAHRPGKEGLGRAYVDGIGRALDGGAEFVAQMDADLSHPPEALPGMLGALLATQASVVIGSRYVPGGELDENWPLYRRALSGWANLYVHTLLRVRIRDLTAGFKIWRADALRDIGLERVQSNGYSFQVEMHYLATKLGHTILEVPIRFEERRDGDSKMTTATKIESALMPFRLRSRHRNLGG, from the coding sequence ATGATCGAACCCGTGCAGTTGCCCTCGCCGTGGCGCGACGCACGCCTGACCGTGGTCGTTCCGACCTACAACGAGGCGGGCAACCTTCCGACGCTGGTCGAGCGACTTCTCGCCCTGCCGCTGCCCGGGTTGAAGGTGCTTGTCGCGGACGACAACTCCCCCGACGGGACCGGTGAGGTCGCCGACAAGTTGGCCCTGGAGCACCCCGAGCGGGTGCAGGTGGCGCACCGCCCGGGCAAGGAGGGGCTCGGCCGGGCGTACGTGGACGGGATCGGGCGGGCGCTCGACGGGGGCGCGGAGTTCGTCGCGCAGATGGACGCGGACCTGTCCCACCCGCCCGAGGCGCTGCCCGGCATGCTCGGCGCGCTGCTCGCCACCCAGGCCAGCGTGGTCATCGGCTCACGGTACGTGCCCGGCGGCGAGCTGGACGAGAACTGGCCGCTGTACCGGCGCGCGCTCAGCGGCTGGGCCAACCTCTACGTGCACACGCTGCTGCGGGTGCGGATCCGGGACCTGACCGCCGGCTTCAAGATCTGGCGGGCGGACGCGCTGCGTGACATCGGGCTGGAGCGGGTGCAGTCCAACGGCTACAGCTTCCAGGTGGAGATGCACTACCTCGCCACCAAGCTCGGGCACACCATCCTGGAGGTGCCGATCCGCTTCGAGGAGCGCCGGGACGGCGACTCGAAGATGACCACCGCCACCAAGATCGAGAGCGCGCTGATGCCGTTCCGGCTGCGTAGCCGGCACCGCAACCTGGGTGGCTGA
- a CDS encoding HAD-IIIA family hydrolase produces the protein MRRDHERDQFRSARVDPAAVRFPSGLYDAVLLDRDGTLIEDVPYNGDPEKVRPVPGAREALDRLRAAGLRLAVVSNQSGLARGCFTADELRRVNARVEELLGPFDSWQICPHGEPDGCACRKPAPGLVHAAARALGTTPTRCVLVGDIGADMVAAAAAGAAGILVPTPATRPAEVTGAPTVAGDLPGAVTEILRRIRLVAAPAAVPRRGTVLVARSDAAGDVLVTGPGIRAVAANAERVVLLCGPRGRAAAELLPGVDEIVEWPLPWIDAPAGAVDPADLRRLTDRLAALGAEEAVVFTSYHQSALPLALLLRMAGIARISAISDDYPGSLLDVRHRVPVGVPEPERALSLAAAAGFALPADDEPGLRLRVDRLPPAPAGPGEPGYVVLHPGSSVETRACPPELAARIVRVLSAAGHRVVVTGGPDERELTARVAAAGGLDLGGCTGLGELAAVIARAGALVVGNTGPAHLAAALGVPVVSLFAPTVPFGQWGPYRVPAVRLGDAGAACRDTRATRCPVPGHPCLSAVEPGRVLEALRLLGVPADAPEPPAARPAVPACGVVR, from the coding sequence GTGCGACGGGACCACGAGCGGGATCAGTTCAGGTCAGCCCGGGTTGACCCGGCCGCTGTCCGGTTCCCGTCCGGCCTGTACGACGCGGTGCTGCTGGACCGGGACGGCACGCTGATCGAGGACGTGCCCTACAACGGCGACCCGGAGAAGGTCCGCCCCGTACCCGGAGCGCGGGAGGCCCTGGACCGGCTGCGCGCGGCCGGCCTGCGTCTGGCGGTGGTCAGCAACCAGTCCGGCCTGGCCCGGGGCTGCTTCACCGCGGACGAACTGCGCCGGGTCAACGCCCGGGTGGAGGAACTGCTCGGGCCGTTCGACAGCTGGCAGATCTGCCCGCACGGCGAGCCGGACGGCTGCGCCTGCCGCAAGCCGGCCCCGGGCCTGGTGCACGCCGCCGCCCGGGCGCTGGGCACCACGCCGACCCGGTGCGTCCTGGTCGGCGACATCGGTGCCGACATGGTCGCCGCCGCCGCGGCCGGCGCCGCCGGCATCCTGGTGCCCACCCCGGCCACCCGGCCGGCGGAGGTGACCGGCGCGCCCACGGTTGCCGGTGACCTGCCGGGCGCGGTCACGGAGATCCTGCGCCGGATCCGCCTGGTGGCCGCCCCCGCCGCCGTGCCCCGGCGCGGCACGGTCCTGGTGGCGCGCAGCGACGCCGCCGGGGATGTGCTGGTCACCGGCCCCGGCATCCGAGCGGTCGCCGCCAACGCGGAGCGGGTGGTGCTACTCTGCGGACCGCGGGGCCGGGCCGCCGCCGAACTGCTGCCCGGCGTGGACGAGATCGTCGAGTGGCCACTGCCGTGGATCGACGCCCCGGCCGGCGCGGTCGACCCGGCGGACCTGCGTCGACTCACCGACCGGCTCGCCGCGCTCGGCGCGGAGGAGGCGGTCGTCTTCACCTCGTACCACCAGTCGGCGCTGCCCCTCGCCCTGCTGCTGCGGATGGCGGGGATAGCCCGGATCAGCGCGATCAGCGACGACTACCCGGGCTCCCTGCTCGATGTCCGGCACCGGGTGCCGGTCGGGGTGCCGGAACCGGAACGGGCGCTCTCCCTCGCCGCCGCCGCCGGCTTCGCGCTGCCCGCCGACGACGAGCCGGGCCTGCGCCTGCGCGTCGACCGGCTGCCGCCCGCCCCGGCCGGGCCGGGGGAGCCGGGCTACGTCGTGCTCCACCCGGGCTCCTCGGTGGAGACCCGGGCCTGCCCGCCCGAACTGGCCGCCCGGATCGTCCGGGTGCTCAGCGCCGCCGGCCACCGGGTGGTGGTGACCGGCGGACCGGACGAACGGGAGCTGACCGCCCGGGTCGCCGCCGCCGGCGGCCTCGACCTGGGCGGATGCACCGGACTCGGCGAACTCGCCGCGGTGATCGCCCGGGCTGGCGCGCTGGTGGTCGGCAACACCGGGCCGGCGCACCTGGCCGCCGCGCTCGGCGTACCGGTGGTCAGCCTGTTCGCCCCCACCGTCCCGTTCGGGCAGTGGGGGCCGTACCGGGTGCCGGCCGTCCGGCTCGGCGACGCCGGGGCGGCCTGCCGGGACACCCGCGCCACCCGCTGCCCGGTCCCCGGCCACCCCTGCCTCTCGGCCGTCGAGCCGGGGCGGGTGCTGGAGGCGTTGCGGCTGCTCGGCGTACCCGCCGACGCGCCGGAGCCCCCGGCCGCGCGGCCGGCCGTCCCCGCCTGCGGGGTGGTGCGATGA
- a CDS encoding glycosyltransferase, protein MNVLVWHVHGSWTTSFVHGKHRYLVPVTPDRGPYGLGRARTYPWPDNAVEVTPQELRRSEVDVVLLQRPEEFDLACEWLGRRVGRDVPAIYVEHNTPKGDVPNTRHPMAGRDDLLLTHVTHFNELFWDNGGSRTAVVEHGVVAPAVEWTGELDRLAVVINEPVRRWRVTGTDLLPRFAEIAPLDVYGMGVAGLADRLGLPPERLTSHDDVPQHAMHGELARRRAYLHLCRWTSLGLSLIEAMTIGMPVVALATTEAVEAVPPSAGALSTRVDALLEAARGLVDDPVAARRAGASARAAARNRYGLERFLADWDRLLEEEVCASR, encoded by the coding sequence ATGAACGTGCTGGTCTGGCACGTGCACGGGTCGTGGACCACGTCATTCGTGCACGGCAAGCACCGCTACCTGGTGCCGGTCACCCCGGACCGGGGCCCGTACGGCCTCGGCCGCGCGCGCACCTACCCCTGGCCGGACAACGCCGTCGAGGTGACCCCGCAGGAGTTGCGCCGGTCCGAGGTGGACGTGGTGCTGCTCCAGCGCCCGGAGGAGTTCGACCTGGCCTGCGAGTGGCTGGGCCGCCGGGTGGGCCGCGACGTGCCGGCGATCTACGTCGAGCACAACACCCCGAAGGGCGACGTGCCGAACACCCGGCACCCGATGGCCGGCCGGGACGACCTGCTGCTCACCCATGTCACCCACTTCAACGAGCTGTTCTGGGACAACGGCGGCAGCCGTACCGCGGTGGTCGAGCACGGGGTGGTCGCCCCGGCCGTCGAGTGGACCGGCGAGCTGGACCGGCTCGCCGTCGTCATCAACGAGCCGGTACGCCGCTGGCGGGTCACCGGCACCGACCTGCTGCCCCGCTTCGCCGAGATCGCCCCGCTGGACGTCTACGGCATGGGGGTGGCCGGACTGGCCGACCGGCTCGGCCTGCCGCCGGAGCGGCTGACCAGCCACGACGACGTGCCGCAGCACGCCATGCACGGTGAGCTGGCCCGCCGGCGGGCGTACCTGCACCTGTGCCGGTGGACCTCGCTCGGGCTCAGCCTGATCGAGGCGATGACCATCGGCATGCCGGTGGTGGCGTTGGCCACCACCGAGGCCGTGGAGGCGGTTCCGCCGTCCGCCGGCGCCCTCTCCACCCGGGTCGACGCGCTGCTGGAGGCGGCCCGCGGCCTCGTCGACGATCCGGTGGCGGCCCGCCGGGCGGGCGCCTCGGCCCGGGCCGCGGCCCGGAACCGCTACGGCCTGGAGCGTTTCCTCGCCGACTGGGACCGGCTGCTGGAGGAGGAAGTATGCGCATCGCGATGA
- a CDS encoding glycosyltransferase: MRIAMISEHASPLAVLGGEDAGGQNTHVAELSAALAAAGHDVRVYTRRDAVDLPVTVRAPDGYDVVHVPAGPAEPVAKDDLLPYMPAFGEWLAERWRVGDWQPEVVHGHFWMSGLAALAAGRRTGVPVVQTYHALGTVKRRHQGAQDTSPPGRIGHERELGRSVDRVVAQCQDEVAELVRMGVPRSRITVVPSGVNLATFAPLGPAAERDGARPRVLTVGRLVERKGFQDVIRATALVPDAECVVVGGPPAGLLETDAYALRLRALARSCGIADRVKLVGAVPREEMGRWYRSADVLVAAPWYEPFGLTPLEAMACGVPVIGTAVGGLIDTVVPGRTGDLVPARDPAALGAAIRRLFGDRIRRFAYATAALDRARTHYSWSTTAERLAGLYGEVTAVRRRTRVVA, from the coding sequence ATGCGCATCGCGATGATCTCGGAGCACGCCAGTCCGCTCGCCGTTCTCGGCGGAGAGGACGCCGGCGGCCAGAACACGCATGTCGCGGAGCTCTCCGCCGCGCTCGCGGCCGCCGGCCACGACGTCCGCGTCTACACCCGGCGCGACGCCGTGGACCTGCCGGTGACGGTCCGCGCTCCCGACGGCTACGACGTGGTGCACGTGCCCGCCGGGCCGGCCGAGCCGGTCGCCAAGGACGACCTGTTGCCGTACATGCCCGCGTTCGGGGAGTGGCTCGCCGAGCGGTGGCGGGTCGGCGACTGGCAGCCCGAGGTGGTCCACGGGCACTTCTGGATGAGCGGCCTCGCCGCCCTCGCCGCCGGCCGCCGCACCGGGGTGCCGGTGGTGCAGACGTACCACGCGCTCGGCACGGTCAAGCGGCGCCACCAGGGCGCGCAGGACACCAGCCCGCCGGGCCGGATCGGGCACGAGCGGGAGCTGGGCCGCTCGGTCGACCGGGTGGTGGCGCAGTGCCAGGACGAGGTCGCCGAGCTGGTCCGGATGGGTGTGCCCCGGTCCCGGATCACCGTCGTCCCGTCCGGGGTGAACCTGGCCACCTTCGCCCCGCTCGGCCCCGCGGCCGAACGGGACGGCGCCCGGCCCCGCGTCCTCACCGTCGGCCGGCTGGTGGAACGCAAGGGCTTCCAGGACGTCATCCGAGCCACCGCCCTGGTCCCCGACGCCGAGTGCGTGGTGGTGGGCGGGCCGCCGGCCGGGTTGCTGGAGACCGACGCGTACGCGCTGCGGCTGCGGGCGCTCGCCCGATCCTGCGGGATCGCCGATCGGGTCAAGCTGGTCGGCGCGGTACCGCGCGAGGAGATGGGGCGTTGGTACCGCTCGGCGGACGTACTCGTCGCCGCCCCCTGGTACGAGCCGTTCGGGCTCACCCCCCTCGAAGCGATGGCGTGTGGCGTACCGGTGATCGGCACCGCGGTCGGCGGCCTGATCGACACGGTGGTGCCCGGCCGGACCGGCGACCTGGTGCCGGCCCGGGACCCCGCGGCGCTCGGCGCGGCGATCCGCCGGCTGTTCGGCGACCGGATCCGTCGCTTCGCGTACGCGACGGCGGCGCTGGACCGGGCCCGCACCCACTACTCCTGGTCGACCACCGCGGAGCGGCTCGCCGGGCTGTACGGCGAGGTGACCGCCGTGCGTCGGCGCACCCGGGTGGTCGCCTGA
- a CDS encoding D-sedoheptulose-7-phosphate isomerase, with protein MAAPGSNGSRPSMGSPGSNGSRPSGVSPGSNGSRPSAVSSGSNGGRPSAASLGPAVGGTVLEDHLTQLAAALLPLRRSEQLLARWGGELAHRLAAGGRLLVAGNGGSAAEAQHLTAELVGKLRDDREPLSAIALHAETSALTAIGNDYGFPEVFARQVRAHGRPDDILLLMSTSGASANLLAAARAGREHGLRCWGFTGPAPNPLADACHESLAVDSPESQVVQELHLVATHVLCEYVDRALPVALAAPAAHRAPAGPVRTGVEVVLGDAAGREVQTG; from the coding sequence ATGGCGGCGCCGGGCTCCAACGGCAGCCGGCCGTCGATGGGGTCGCCGGGCTCCAACGGCAGCCGGCCGTCGGGGGTGTCGCCGGGCTCCAACGGCAGCCGGCCGTCGGCGGTGTCGTCGGGCTCCAACGGCGGCCGGCCGTCGGCGGCGTCGCTCGGGCCGGCCGTCGGCGGGACGGTGCTGGAGGACCACCTGACCCAGCTCGCCGCCGCGCTGCTGCCGTTGCGCCGCTCGGAGCAGCTGCTGGCCCGCTGGGGCGGGGAGCTGGCGCACCGGCTGGCCGCCGGTGGGCGGCTGCTGGTGGCCGGCAACGGGGGCAGCGCCGCCGAGGCGCAGCACCTCACCGCGGAACTGGTCGGCAAGCTCCGCGACGACCGGGAACCGCTCTCGGCCATCGCGCTGCACGCGGAGACCTCCGCGCTGACCGCGATCGGCAACGACTACGGCTTCCCGGAGGTGTTCGCCCGCCAGGTCCGCGCCCACGGCCGCCCCGACGACATCCTTCTGCTCATGTCCACCAGCGGGGCCAGCGCCAACCTGCTCGCCGCGGCCCGCGCCGGACGTGAGCACGGGCTGCGCTGCTGGGGCTTCACCGGCCCGGCCCCCAACCCGCTCGCCGACGCCTGCCACGAGAGCCTCGCCGTCGACTCGCCCGAGAGCCAGGTGGTGCAGGAGCTGCACCTGGTCGCCACCCACGTGCTCTGCGAGTACGTGGATCGGGCCCTGCCGGTCGCGCTCGCCGCACCGGCGGCGCACCGGGCGCCGGCCGGTCCGGTGCGTACCGGCGTCGAGGTGGTGCTCGGGGACGCCGCCGGTCGGGAGGTACAGACCGGATGA
- a CDS encoding PfkB family carbohydrate kinase — translation MVLGDILLDRDVEGVVNRLCPDSPVPVLDESTYADRPGGAGLAAVFAAAGGAEVALVTAVADDAGGARLGTLLAAAGVQLYALPLPGATPEKVRLRARGRVLLRHDRGGPASPPGEPSEAVLRLLASASAVLVSDYGRGVARQPALRAALAATRAPVVWDPHPRGPTAVPGAHLITPNEPEARELAKVRPEATRLVTASRSAQALRERWRAGAVAVTLGGDGALLCHAGSTPLVVPAPTSAEGDTCGAGDRFAASATLALARGALVSEAVQEAVAEASAYVAGGGVAAALPAPVRAAAPTTVTGGGARIGAAAAGAVVAEVRAAGGTVVATGGCFDLLHAGHVATLQAARQLGDCLVVCLNSDASVAGLKGPGRPVVPQGDRSRLLAALGCVDAVLVFDESTPHAALSWLRPDIWVKGGDYATGGGEETLPEAEILARWGGHTVVVPYLDGRSTTDMIAAAAEGAA, via the coding sequence GTGGTGCTCGGTGACATCCTGTTGGACCGGGACGTCGAGGGCGTGGTGAACCGGCTCTGCCCGGACTCCCCGGTGCCGGTGCTCGACGAGAGCACGTACGCCGACCGCCCGGGCGGCGCCGGCCTGGCCGCCGTCTTCGCCGCCGCCGGGGGCGCCGAGGTCGCACTGGTCACCGCCGTCGCGGACGACGCGGGCGGGGCCCGGCTCGGCACCCTGCTCGCCGCCGCCGGCGTGCAGCTCTACGCGCTGCCGTTGCCCGGGGCCACGCCGGAGAAGGTCCGGCTGCGGGCCCGGGGCCGGGTGCTGCTGCGCCACGACCGGGGTGGGCCGGCCAGCCCACCCGGCGAGCCGAGCGAGGCGGTGCTGCGGCTGCTCGCCAGCGCCTCCGCCGTGCTGGTCAGCGACTACGGCCGGGGCGTGGCGCGGCAGCCGGCGCTGCGGGCCGCCCTCGCCGCCACCCGCGCCCCGGTGGTCTGGGATCCGCACCCGCGCGGCCCGACCGCGGTGCCCGGGGCGCACCTGATCACCCCCAACGAGCCCGAGGCGCGCGAGCTGGCCAAGGTGCGGCCGGAGGCCACCCGGCTGGTCACCGCGTCCCGCAGCGCCCAGGCGCTGCGCGAGCGCTGGCGGGCCGGCGCGGTGGCGGTGACCCTGGGCGGGGACGGGGCGCTGCTCTGCCACGCCGGATCCACCCCGCTGGTGGTGCCCGCCCCGACCAGTGCCGAGGGGGACACCTGCGGGGCCGGGGACCGGTTCGCCGCGTCGGCGACCCTCGCCCTGGCCCGGGGCGCGCTGGTCTCCGAGGCGGTGCAGGAGGCGGTCGCGGAGGCGTCCGCGTACGTGGCCGGCGGGGGAGTGGCCGCCGCGCTGCCCGCCCCGGTGCGGGCCGCCGCGCCGACGACGGTCACCGGCGGCGGGGCGCGGATCGGCGCGGCCGCCGCCGGCGCGGTGGTCGCCGAGGTACGCGCGGCCGGCGGCACCGTCGTCGCCACGGGCGGCTGCTTCGACCTGCTGCACGCCGGGCACGTGGCGACCCTGCAGGCGGCCCGGCAGCTCGGCGACTGCCTCGTCGTCTGCCTCAACTCCGACGCCAGCGTGGCCGGGTTGAAGGGACCGGGGCGGCCGGTCGTGCCACAGGGCGACCGCAGCCGGCTGCTCGCCGCGCTGGGCTGTGTGGACGCCGTGCTGGTCTTCGACGAGTCCACCCCGCACGCGGCGTTGTCCTGGCTGCGCCCGGACATCTGGGTCAAGGGCGGTGACTACGCCACCGGCGGCGGCGAGGAGACCCTCCCCGAGGCGGAGATCCTGGCCCGGTGGGGCGGGCACACGGTGGTCGTGCCGTACCTGGACGGCCGCTCCACCACCGACATGATCGCGGCGGCGGCGGAGGGGGCGGCGTGA